taacacgataacttgagtaaattttgaggtatcttgatgaaatttggtatgtgggttcctgagcgcttatctcagatcgctatttaaaatgaacgatatcggactataaccacgcccactttttcgatatcgaaaatttcgaaaaaccgaaaaagtgcgataattcattacaaaagacagataaagcgacgaaacttggtagattggttgaggttatgacgcagaatagaaaattagtaagattttggacaatgggcgtggcaccgcccactttatcaagaaggtaatttaaaagttttgtaagctgtaatttggcagtcgttgaagatatcatgatgaaatttggcagaaacgttactactattactatatatgtgctaaataaaaattagcaaaattggatgaagaacacgcccactttttaaaaaaattttttttaaaattcaaattttaacaaaaaatttaatatctttactgtatataagtaaattaagtcaaaattcaactccagtaatgatatgatgcaacaaaacacaaaaataaaagaaaatttcaaaatgggcgtggctccgcccattttcatttagtttgtctaaaatacttttattgccataagtcgaacaaaaatttaccaatccttctcaaatttggtaggagcatagattctatgacggtaactgttctctgtgaaaatgggcgaaatcggtggaagccacgcccagtttttatacacagtccaccgtctgtccttccgctcgaccgttaacacaataacttgagcaaaatccgatatatctttactaaacttagcccacgtacttacctgaactcactttatcttggtataaaaaatggccgaaatccgaccataaccacgcccactttatcgatatcgaaaattacgaaaaatgaaaaaaatgccataattctataccaaatacgaaaaaagggatgaaacatggtaactggatttgtttattgacgcaaagtataactttggaaaaaactttgtaaaatgggtgtgacacctaccatattaagtagaagaaaatgaaaaagttctacaaggcgaaatcaacagcccttggactcttggcaggaatactgttagtggtattgcatatataaataaattaacagtacccgacagatgtatttctggatcacctggtcaaaatttggtcgatatcgcgagaacgccttcacatatacacctaagggccactcgcttttaaaaccctcattaatacctttaatttgatatccatatcgtacaaacacatactagagtcacccctgtcccaccctaatggcgatatctcgaaaaggcgtccacctatagacctaatgcccactccctcttaaaatgctcagtaacacctttcgtttgatacccatatcgtacaaacattctagagtcacccctggcccaccctaatggcgatatctcgaaaaggcgtccacctatagacctaatgcccactccctcttaaaatgctcagtaacacctttcgtttgatacccatatcgtacaaacattctagagtcacccttggtccacctttatggcgatatctcgaaaaggcgtccacctatagaactaagtattactcccttttaaaatactccttaccacctttcatttgatacccatatcgtacaaacacattctagaagcacccctagcccaccctaatggcgatatctcgaaaaggcgtccacctatagacctaatgcccactccctcttaaaatgctcggtaacacttttcgtttgatacccatatcgtacaaacattctagagtgtcccttggtccacctttatggcgatatctcgaaaaggcgtccacctatagaactaagtattactcccttttaaaatactccttaccacctttcatttgatacccatatcgtacaaacacattctagaagcacccctagcccaccctaatggcgatatctcgaaaaggcgtccacctatagacctaatgcccactccctcttaaaatgctcggtaacacttttcgtttgatacccatatcgtacaaacattctagagtcacacctggcccaccctaatggcgatatctcgaaagggcgtccacctatagacctaatgcccactccctcttaaaatgctcagtaacacctttcgtttgatacccatatcgtacaaacattctagagtcaccctttgtccacctttatggcgatatctcgaaatggcgtccacctatagaactaaggattactcccttttaaaatactccttaccacctttcatttgatacccatatcgtacaaacacattccagtagcacccctggcccaccctaatggcgatatctcgaaaaggcgtccacctatagacctcatgcccactccctcttaaaatgctcagtaacacccttcgtttgatacccatatcgtacaaacattctagagtgtcccttggtccacctttatggcgatatctcgaaaagcgtccacctatagagctaaggattactcccttttaaaatactcattaccatctttcatttgatacccatatcatacaaacacattctagagtcacccctggcccaccctaatggcgacatttcgaaaagccgtccacctatagacctaatgcccactccctcttaaaatgctcagtaacacttttcgtttgatacccatatcgtacaaacattctagagtcacccctggtccaccctaatggcgatatctcgaaaaggcgtccacctatagacctaatgcccactctaaaatgctcagcaacacctttcatttgattcccatatcgtacaaacacattctagagacacccctggtccacctttatgacgatatctcgaaacggcgtccacctatggaactaaggatcactccttttcaaaatactcattaacagctttcatttgatacccatatcttacaaacatattctagagtcacctggtccacctttatggcgatttctcgaaaaggcgttcacctatagaactaaagcccattcccttttaaaatactcattaccacctttcatttgatacccatatcgtacaaacacattctagagtcacccctggtccaccttaatggggacatctcgaaaaggcgtccaccgatagacctaaggcccactccctcttaaaatgctcagtagcacctttcatttgatacccatatcgtacaaacaaattctagagtcagccctggtccacctttatggcgatatccctaaatggcgtctatacatagaactatggcctactctctcttaaaatactctttaatacctttcatttgatacacatgtcatacaaccacattccagggttaccccaggttcattttccttattttgtctccatagctctcaactgagtatgtaatgttcggttacacccgaacttagccttccttacttgtttatatttgagTTTATAGAAACATCTATTAATCTCACTAGCGTTTTGTGCGGAAAAGATGTGAAACCAATACGCCTGTAGTATTTCGAGCGTGGCTGATTTTTCCCACTTTCTATAAGACTATCAACTACACGAACCGTTTTTCAAGAGTTAAGTTTCAAAAAGACGTCGAAAATTGTTCTCCACCATCTTCAATATAGCATTGAATATTCCATTCGGGCCCTGCAATTTTAATTTAGCAAAATTTTTAAGCGCCCATtcagttatggcattttttggcAAAACGGGTACTGCTCGCTCCTTATTTGAAGTGTAGATGTTATTGCACAACTCTTTCGTGCCATGTCTCGATAGGAACTGTTTGTTAAGTAGTATTTTAAGGAATTCTTGACTGCTACGTGATCATTCAAAGTAATCCTTTTATCAGTCCACCGACTAAAACTACATAGGATGGGATTAAGCCTTGCCGGATCACTGGAGCATTCAAtttatattaacctgggtcgatttgtatggacgaaagttaaccgaaatCCCGCCATCAGTTTTTCGATAGCACTTGGCCTCAGGAAGAAAAGAAGCGAaaaggtcaatttttcgaccaaaacactccccaaaccccaaaaaatatttattttccaaaaactgttgtagaaactttggcgataacagttttttaaaaaaagaaaaatattttttgggtttttgggagtattttggtcgaaaaattaaccctttttccattttttttcgcaggctcgaaaattatttttttttgggtatacgtagtggaccttttttttcctgagcccaaatcctatcgaaaaaacgatggcgcgatatcggttaataaatcgtccCAGTTTAATATAGACAAAGAAATTTGTCCATGAAACCCTCTTCGACTTGTTCGTTTCACGTTTATAGGTCATCATATTCATTACAGCATTCCCCGCTTAAAAGTCTCCCTTACCTCTGTTTTAAGAAGACTCAGCCTCTTATTATGTGGTGGTCGCTTTGGTGTTCAACGCTACCTGACTTAAAATCAAGTTCAATAATGggatttagtaaaattttgttttaaattttaaaatccaAATTTATTACCATAATTAGGGCAGTAAAATAATTGGCCGAAGTATCTGTTAAAACTCTGTTAGTAGTATAAAATTCGTCAAAGCTATTTGGGGCTAGAACAGATTACGTAGTTATATTagttttatattatctttatacccagctgtacttgtacacagggtattataactttgattggataacggttggttgtacaggtataaaggaatcgaaaaaaaaaaatttgattgagctatgtccttccgtccgtccgtcgctccgttaatacgataacttgagtaaatattgagatatcttcaccatatttggtacacgagcttatctgtacccagaatagattggtattgaaaattagcgaagtcgtatgataaccgcgcccacattttatatgtataacattttggaaagcagAAAAcacgtgattatttagtaaataattcacatAGAATGTCAAAATATGACCTGCGAACTGATTATGAGAATcttgataaaaattgaaaattttttttaaaataggcgtaggaccgcccacttgtcataaaatcaattttacaaatattattaatcataaacagggctgctcaaaattttttatatggaagtgcgaatcataatacatgtacaaaattgtatgtgcattgaaactttttttgtatttaaaaaatatatttaaaaaattttaattgtttgaggtcggaatatgttgaatatttggtttcataTTACAAAATATTAgcttaaaatattacgtcaatAGTTACATCACCAACATgcaagagccaataaatttaattctgaaagtagcctcaagttttgtgggaacatattctatttacatatatcgtcggaatttggttttcaataatcatactaaaagtgaatgtagagGTTTCCGCGAATGCtgcattggaaattgaatttgaaaacttttgaaatgcttaattagaggaCTCTgcgtggtttgttttaaatttttgttcaaatttacatacatattgtaacgaatttagtgaaattccgcttatttcaacacttctgacgttcgaatcgctaaactgttgaatgaatcactccaatattcagtattgcaaactggtatttatttagattactttgggagtagtgaaattatatttcaatatcacgtacttcacaatagcgcgtgttaatcaaactgaattactgattactcagcttgcgctgcttttatactctccgttgcctcgttcgcatatttttcCTAAGGTTAAGAGTTTCACCTTCTAcaacttttgtatctcctgcttggttagttatcagctatataagtacatgtatatttatagtttatagccttatgcgtgtgtatgtgtgagtaactacttcggttgATGACTACATTTGTGTGCATGAGATAGCTCTTCGACGCCTTcaacataagtgttgctagctttaatatGTACACGTACATAAGAGCGGCtagttcatgtttttgttgttgcctgattatgctataaagtttttgaataatttttagttgtcaaattgttagtgtaacttttttatcatacacaagtACCTGAGCTTCttacgggagtgctttttcttggcactttcataagaaattcaagcattttcatataattcgaaattatatgtgagggcatatgggagtgctttaaaatttttttttatattcaaagtgtgaatttgaatctgtacCTAGGATtcagagcaaaacaaaaacaaaagtgctacaagtgtataggggttgagcagctctgatcataaatcaaaaatatttaaacccctatcgtaacaaaattcggcagagaagttgcctttactataaggaatgctttgaagaaaaaaataacaaaatcggttaaggaacacggccgcttttatataaaagattttagaaGGGTCGCTAAAGGGTTAAAAGGGCCGtacacgaataaaataagctatatctttgcaaaaaagagctttatatcaatggtattttatttccaaagtggatttatagaaataaataggaaaaacttcaaattttaaaaaatgggcgtggcaccgctccttttatgactaaacatttttctatgtttcgggagccataaatcgaagaaaaattagagcAGAATAgaactatatgtatatgtattattgcgcagccttgtaacactattaagcacacaaaacaaacaacaacagcatttcaagtgtacagctgggtatttaGTGTTCGGTTTcagccgaacttagacttccttacttattgtatataaatttggtAAACAATTTGCATACCGTATTACTTTTGGAGTGACCGAGTACTACTTTGAAAAATAGttatatattttgttaaaaataaaaatataataatttgtttatatttttgcagACAATATCCATTCGCACGTGTGCTCTACTATTCTCTTTCACCTGCGCCACGCTAGCAGCACAGTTACCGCCTAGTTTTCTGCCACATAGATACACACAATATTATCATTATCCTGTGCCGCGACAGCAATTCCCTTTCCCAGCATCAAAaccaacaacacaacaacaacaacagaaatatCTGGGCTACTCgcatatatataaacaacattatgcacaacaacaaacacgcagctatcaacaacaacaacaacaacagcaacaatatcgTACACAATCTACAAAAACCGTGAATTCATATTACCAACAATCAACTAGAGCAAATAAcaataatataatacaaaaatttacATCACCTACTTTAGAAAATGCCGCATTCACAACTGCCTTGACAAGTCAAGGTTATAATTTTGTTGGTGGTAATGGCGGCGCAAATGCTCGCAGCATCAATAACCCAGCAGCATCATCAATTTTCTCAGCACGCGTATTACCAGCTGCATCATCGTTGTCATTGATGGCCGCTAATGCTGTTGAATCaggctataataataataatgatattgGAACGGATGGTAGCATTGATTTAACAGATTCATCGATCAATTTAAAATTGCCGCTGCCAGTGAATATAGCACCAATTAAAGCATCACCACTACCACTACAAGCGGGCACATCATTTAGTCAGTTGGCGAATGGTGTTACTTCGTATGGTACGACTTATCCACAACGTAAGCGGTGATGcgtttgtgtatgtacatacatttgtatgaAGGAGGTGGTGAATTCTGCTGTGCGCTATAGCCAAGTAGCGTTGCGCTGATGCTTGAAATATGTTGCGTTTGCGTAAAGCGGTTGATTTAGGCCCGGGCTTTTAGTGCgcgtttaaactacagttaaagttgactagagttaaaCGCTGCCACTTTGGCTGCTTAGGCTGAAATTAGCAGCAAATTTGTATGCCATCGAACAAAATGcaaaggttaaactctagtcaactttaacttgaGTTGGAATTCGCTCTGAAAAACCGGACATTAGTCTTTTATTTATCAGAAATGAAattgaagtttaaatttttaaatattccgtGATATGAGTTTATCGCTTAATTTAATGATTTTTCATAGCATACCACCAGAGTTGCCAATGCCACCAGTCATAATTTAAGGTATTCTATTTAAGTTAGAAatactttattatattttaagtTAGTCTGAAGAAAAAAACAATGTGTAAACCGATCTTTGTACCAATAATAATATAAAAGTGGATGCTAAAGTATGCTTGCCATGCCGAAAAAAAAGTATGAAATGTCTTATTTTATGTAGAACCCTATAAAATCGACCCACCTGTAGGTTAAGATATGAACTTCAAGCCCAAGCATCATATTCTAAAACAAGAAAAAATGGCACATGGAACTAAAAGATCGTAATTTAGTACAATGAGCTCACATAAAACTTAACGGTTCGCTCATTTTACATGTCGTCTTGGgaaaattgcaaaataattttgccGAATGTTACCTgaaggaaaattttagaataactTGACTTTTAAGCACACTATGCCTCTACGTTCTTTCAAAAAGCTTTTTGCAAATAAAAGTACTCACTTGCACTCACCAAATTATGGTATCCCAGCTTTATAGTAGCTTTTCTGGAGAATCTAGTTCATCTTACTATAGTAAGCATGGAAGATTAACAGTTTCTTAGTAAGCTTGCTTGTTTTATCAGTAAGAAGTAATTTAGTTCATTTGTGGCCCACAATAAGTTTTGTTCACTTGGACTATAAGTGCCGCGGATCTGTGTTCGGCGAAACTCACTCTTTTCTACGTATCCGAGAAACATGCACAATAAGGTATCTTTATATTTAACTCTGTATGAGTTAACGCATAATAGAGTAAAATAGCACTTGCCAAGTACGACCATAGGTGGCGGAAGAAAAATATAGGCACATTACCATAACGTTAGCCATGCCTGAATTATATGCACCGCTAGCACCATTAACATAAACTTATTTGCTCTGTATCCTAGAAGACGTGGAACGCATAGAAGTTAATTTCGCAGCTAATGGTTACATATAAAGTCAGATATTTGCCAATCAGAGTATTTACCTTATTACGAAGGCACTCACGGACAAATACACTCAAAGGCATAGTTCTGGCCCTTATCGTCAAGTGAATTATGACGACTTCAGCGGCAGTACTTGCATTATTACAGATATTGGTATTGATAGAAAAAATTCCGTCATACCTGAGTAGCAAAGTTGTACAAGATTACAATCATTATAATTTTAAGCCAATAATCACtctacttggcggccaccgtggtgtgatggtagcgtgctccgcctaccacaccgtatgccctgggttcgcaccccgggcaaagcaacatcaagattttagaaataaggttttttaattagaagaaaatttttctaagcggggtcgcccctcggcagtgtttggcaagcgctccgggtgtatttctgccatgaaaatctctcagtgaaaactcatctgccttgcagatgccgttcggagtcggcataaaacatgtaggtcccgtccggccaatttgtagggaaaatcaagaggagcacgcgcaaattggaagagaagctcggccttagatctcttcgaaggttatcgcgccttacatttattttttatttaatcacTCTACTTATTTGATTGCCATGAATTTTTATTGCTTATTTTGTGGttgtaaaatttacaaattacAATGAGCTTATAATCAGCTGTAGCAATGTATTTGATTGCTTTCTTTGTGATtgtaaaaattacagtttatagtCAACTTGATTGTGATGAATTGTGATGAAAACAGAGACGCATTCAAATATAGGTAATGAATGAAATTATCAAATATGCAATCACTTGGAACTTGGCTCCATCATTCTTACTTATGTTAgtttttacatatatacataatttcgtttatgcaatttaaaaaaataaagcacTATAATGTCGCCAACTTGTTACTACTGAAGGCCAATAGctctttaaaagaaaatttgttattcATTGTACCCCAGCGCCACGGTGCGCTAACCAAAGTGCCGTTGCCATATTCATTGAAATAAACTTTACAAATACACCAAATTACTTAACTTTTGAgatttgttataaatataaataaaatttgtacaaTCAATGATTGTTGCAGAAAAGTGATTGCAATCATATGCATACAAAGGATTTTagattggattttttttttaatcaatttttaaaCAATCAACGATTGTAAGAACAACATGATTGCAAACAAATACTCGGAAGTGATTGAAGATTGTAATTGTACACTcatatatcgcacacctagattaAAACGATGatatactaaaaaaatttcattattcaGAGCACTCGAAAATGATATTATAAATTCAACAAAAGATTTTCTCAGTGATTAGTGATGGTATAAGTTAATAGAAAAAACAGTTCGATAGTAATTGAATTAGCATGGCGGGAGGTTCATATAAAttcgaaatttcagatttttgagttagccaGTTATTGATCTAGGTGTGGGATAAGATAAAAAATCTAAAGTGATTGCAATATTTGTTGGACTTTGAGTTCACAATCAaagttttttgcaatattttatagCTGCGCTAATTAGTCATCAAATTTGCACCTATTATGGGACTTAACCAAAAGTTAGACCTATTAAATAATTACTAGAAATTTTAATGAGTATTAACTATACGGAGTAATCTTTATTAAGAATAATCTCaagtaatttaaataatttttactaacaagatttaatataatttttgataattttcaattgGTTTTTAATTATTCTAATTGTAAATTTAATacaattgaattattatttttgattaatataattatttgattgattatttttaataatttgattATTTTGAATTGAAAAGCCAACTTTTCCAACTACTTGTGCTTTAATGCCAAATAATCATAttattatacttttcatgaacatgcagtggtatattaactttggtccgatgtttgtaacgttgagaaatatagaagatagactcaccattatatataccgaattgatcaaggtaacgaactgagttgatatagccatattcgtctgtccgtccgtccgtctgtctgtttgaacgcaaactagtcccacaaatttgagatatctcaatgaaacttggcacaaggatgtatttttgtattatattagacatttggcggatccggtaggatcggaccactataacatatatctcccatacaaccgatcgttcagataagacgattttggtcattcctgtcgcaatttagaaagtgtaaacgtgaaattcggtgatatatattctaatatatcatagaagatatcctgaaaaaatcactttgatcggagctatatagtatatatcccatacaaccgatcgttcagatagaaagatttttggtaatttctcccttaatttccaataaaaaagcattaaacttggtgatatttattcttaaatatcatagaagattgcctgtaaaaataatttcgatcggagctatatataatatatatcccatacaaccgatcgttcagatagaaagatttttggtaatttttcccttaatttccaataaaaaagcattaaacttggtgatattttttcttatatatcatagaagattgcctgtaaaaataatttcgatcggagctgtatataatatatcgttcagataagggggttttttgccatttt
The Eurosta solidaginis isolate ZX-2024a chromosome 5, ASM4086904v1, whole genome shotgun sequence DNA segment above includes these coding regions:
- the LOC137233544 gene encoding TPR-containing protein DDB_G0280363, giving the protein MLNKTISIRTCALLFSFTCATLAAQLPPSFLPHRYTQYYHYPVPRQQFPFPASKPTTQQQQQKYLGYSHIYKQHYAQQQTRSYQQQQQQQQQYRTQSTKTVNSYYQQSTRANNNNIIQKFTSPTLENAAFTTALTSQGYNFVGGNGGANARSINNPAASSIFSARVLPAASSLSLMAANAVESGYNNNNDIGTDGSIDLTDSSINLKLPLPVNIAPIKASPLPLQAGTSFSQLANGVTSYGTTYPQRKR